CCTGATCGCCGAACACTTCATCGACGGGATACCGGCGCATTACACCAGCAGCATCGACGGCTCGCTGCACCGCGCTGGCGACATTCCGTTCATGGTCGATGGGCTGTTCCATACGCCGAACTATCGGCTGGAAGACGCCAGGCTGACCACCGGCGTGTCCGACCACTGCGCAGTGAGCTGCCGCCTGAGCAAGGCCAGTTAGCCGAGGCCGAAGGCCTCAGTCGCCACCCACGGCGAAATTGGGCAGGCTGTCCACCGGCTGGGCGAACTCGAAGGGGATCGACTCCAGCGCCATGCCCACGTTGCGCTGCACCACGAAGTGCAGGTGCGGGCCGGTGCTGTTGCCGGTATTGCCGGAGCGGCCGATCGGCGCGCCGACCGGGACGCGCTGCCCCTCACGCACGTTCACCGAGCCCTGCATCAGGTGCAGGTACACGCCCATGGTGCCGTCGTCATGCAGGATGCGCACGAAGTTTCCCGAGGGATTGGTGCCACGCCCGCTCTGGTCGTTCTCGGTCTTGACCACCACCCCGGCACGCGCCGCGACGATCGGCGTGCCCTCGGGCATGGCGATATCCAGGGCGTAGCGGCCCTTGGGCGTGAAGTGGCTGTACTGGCCATTGGCGCCCTGGGTCAGGCGAAACGGCCCACCGCGCCACGGCAAGGGGTACGGCTGCTTGATCGGCAGCAGCCGGGGGTCGCCCAGGGCGTAGTCGAGCTTGGGCGTGTAGCGCAGCGGCTTGGCCGGGTCCAGCGGCGCCAGGGTGGCCAGGCGGATCTCGCTGCGCGGCGGCAGCACCCAGTTGATCGGTTTGCCCGGCGCGCCACTGACGTTGCTCAGCTGTTCCAGCCTGAGCTCCACCTGCACCGGCGCATACAGATCATTGCGCACCAGCAGGGTTTCGCCGGCGGCGTGCTTGCGGGTTTCCAGCTTTACCTGGTTGTCGAGCTTCTCGACCATACGGTCGCTGAACACGAACACCTTCGCACCGGGCGCCGCCTGGTCACTGTAGGTGACCACGCCATTGGCATCGGTGTACTTGTAGACGGTCAGCGCACTCGCCTGGCAGGCGAACGCAGCGAGTCCCAGCAGCAGTGAGAGGCGCCCTAGCGTACCTAGCATAAGATTCGATCTGGTTATCAAGTGTTCGGCAGGGCAAGACTAGCAGCGTCTCGATGGCCGGGCGACTGCCGGCGCTGCGCTTTGCGACAACCGGCACAGGCCTGGCGAGCCTGGCGCACAGAACGCACCCGGTGCTGCCGCCCACAGCCGGCAGCCGCGCTCAACCCACCTCGATCCGGTTGCGCCCGCCGCGCTTGGCGCGATACAGGGCCTGGTCCGCCCGCTCGAACACCTGCTCGCTGCGCTCGGCGCTGCTGAACGAACTGATGCCACCGGACAGGGTGATGGTCACGCGTTCGCCCTTGAAATGGAACGGGCAGTTCTCGATCGCCGAGCGCAGCGTGTCGAGCAGCTTCAAGCCGCCCTCCATGGGCGTGGACGGAACCAGCAGCACGAACTCTTCGCCGCCGAAGCGGGCGATGAAGTCGGTCTTGCGCAGCCGCTTGAACAGCTCGCCGGCGATGATCTTCAGCACCTTGTCGCCGGCCAGGTGGCCGTAATCGTCGTTGATGCGTTTGAAGTGATCGATATCCAGCACCGCCAGCAGCAGGTCGCCGCCATAACGCTGCAGGCGCGCCAGCTCGAGATCCAGGCGTTCGGTCCAGGCCGCCCGGTTGGGCAGCCCGGTGAGCGGGTCGAGCAGGGCCTTCTGGCGTTGCTCTTCAAGGTGGTCGCGAAAGCCCTTGGCCTCCAGCTCCATGCTGGCCACCCGATCGACCAGAATCTGCAGGCGCTCGCCAACCTGCAGCTCGCGGGCATCGCGCTGCTGCTGGTACTGGCTCATGGTGCCAAGCAGGCCGCTGAGACGGTTTTCCACCAGTTCCTTGAGATTGTCGAGATCGGTAGCCTCCTGCACGCTGCTGTGCAGACCGTCGACCTGCTGGCGCAGCTCGCTGTCCAGGCTGCGCGCGGCCTCGGCGGAATCGGTGTAGTCGGCGTGGACGTCCTGCAGGCTACCCTGGAAGGCAGCCAGGCGCTCGTTGAGCTGCTTGAGGTAGCCCTCGAATTCGCGCTGGCCGACATCGGCGATCGCCAGCATCAGCACCGCCAGGTCATCGAGCACCGGCACCAGCTCGTACATGTTCAGCCCGGCGGTGATGCGCTGGCGCAACGCGTCAGCCTGGCCCTGGTGCCGCTCGGGCAGCGGCAACTCCTCGAGCAGCTTCAGCAGGCTGCCTTCCACATGGCCGGCGATGGCACTGTAGCCCGGTTCGGGCGCTGGTGGCAGGGCGTACTCGGGATCGGCCTGGGCAACCGCTTCGTTGGCCGCGGCCGCCTCGGGCGCCACCTCCTGGATCGGTCCCGCCACGGCGGCGGAGGCTGCAACCGGCTCGGCCGGCGCGTTGGCCGCCGGCGATGGCATCAGCAAGGCTGACGACAGCGGCAGACTGTCCAGCATCACACGGCTGACGACAGCCGGCGCGTTGGCAGCAACTCGGGCTGGCGCCATGGCGGGTTGTGGAGAGATTTCGGGAGACGGCGACGGCGCTCCGGGGACAATGGCAGGCGCCTCTTCTGTCTCGGCCGTTGCGCTTTGCGGCTCCCGTTCGGCCGCCGACTCGGCCACTGCTTGAGCGACAGCCTCGCCAGGCGCACTCGCGGTCTGATCGCCCGGCTCTCCCGGCGCAGTGGCCACCGCAGGCTCGGCGTTGACCGCCGGGCTGGCGTTATCGCGGCTACCGAACAGCCGCTCGATAAAGCCCGGCCGCGCGACCTGTTCGCCGCCCAGCGCCTGCAGCGCCTGCTGCTGCAACTGGCTCAACTCGGCCAGCAGGGCGGGCATTTCCCGGGCCTGCCGGGCCCGCTCCTCGACCTGCTTGGCATAGCGCTTGAGCGGTTTGCGCACGTCACCCGGCAGATCCATCTTCAGCAACTGCGCCACCAGGCTGGCCAGGCCGCTGGCAACCTGCTCGATGCGCTGCTGACGGCGCTGCTCGGAGTCCAGCACGGTCTTTTCCAGACGCGGGATCAGGGCACTGAGGCCGGCGTCCATGTCGTCACGGCGCAGGATCTCGCGCAGATCCTGCATGCACTGGTCAACCGCCTTGTCGGCACCCTCGGCCGCCAGGCTGCTGCGCACCAGCCCGCGACGCAGCAGGTCGATGCGCATGTCCCAGCGGCGTTCGAGCTTTTCCTGCTGCTCGATATTGGCAAGGTACTTCTCGCGCCAGCGTTTGGCGTCGTCGGCCATGCTCAGGGCTCCTGTACACGGGGCGTCAACGGTGGCGTGAGGGCATTGGGCAGGCGAATCTCCACGGCCACCGGCAGGTGGTCGGAGATCGGCTGCGCCAGTACCTGAAAGCGCTCGAGCTCCAGACCGGGGCTGAGCAGAATATGGTCGAGACAGCGCTGCGGACGCCAGCTCGGAAAGGTCGCCTCGACCTGGGGGGCGAGCAAGCCGAGATCGCGAAGTGGCGAGTGCTCCAGCAGGTCGATGGCGTGGGTGTTCATGTCGCCCATGAGAATCTGGTGGCGATAGCCGCCGATCAGCTCACGGATATAGGCCAGCTGCCGGGTGCGGGTACGCGCACCGAGGGCCAGGTGCATCATCACCACGGCGATGGCGTCGTCGCCTTCGCCGATGCGCAGCAGGATCGCGCCGCGACCGGCCGGGCCGGGCAGCGGGTGATCTTCCAGCAGGGTCGGCCGCAGGCGGCTGAGCAGCCCGTTGCTGTGCTGGGCGAAACGCCCCAGGTTGCGGTTGAGCTGCTGGTACCAGTAGGGGAAGGCACCCATGCGTGCCAGGTGCTCGACCTGGTTGATGAAGCCGGAGCGCACGCTGCCACCGTCGGCCTCCTGCAGGGCGACGATGTCGTAGTCGCCGAGCAGGTCGCCGATGCGCTGCAGGTTGCCGGCACGGCCCTGATGGGGCAGCAGGTGCTGCCAGCCGCGGGTCAGGTAATGGTGATAGCGCTCGGTACTGATACCGACCTGGATGTTGAAGCTGAGCAGGCGCAAGCGCCCGTCCTGCGGCCACTCGCTATCCTGGGTGCAGTCGGGGTTGACCTGTGGATCACACAGGCCAGCCTGACGGGGCATCGAGCGGCGACGCAGCATGGCAGGCGCTCCGATAGATCGATTACTTGGCGGCGCGCTCTTTGGCAATCAGGTGATCGGCGACCTGCAGGGTCTGCTCCGGGCCACCCGAGCTGGAGATGTCGAAGCGGTACTTGCCGTTGACGATCATCACCGGTACGCCATTGATCTGGTAGGCCATGGCCAGTTTCTTGGCCTTTTCCATCTGGCTCTTCACCCCGAAGGAGTTGTATGCCTTGAGGAAGGCGTCACGGTCGATGTCCTGGGTGACCAGGAAATCCGCCATTTCTTCCGGCGTGGCCAGCTTGCGACCTTCCTTGTGAATGGCGCGGAACACGGCGTCGTGCACCTTGTGCTCGACCTTCATGCTTTCCAGGGTGATGAACATCTGCCCATGGGCGTTCCACAGGCCGCCGAACAGGGCGGGAATGCGCACGAAGTTGACGTCGGCCGGCAGCTTCTCGACCCAGGGGTTGAGGGTCGGTTCGAACTGATAGCAGTGCGGGCAGCCGTACCAGAACAGCTCGACGACTTCGATCTTGCCGGGCTTGGAAATCGGTACCGGGTTGCTCAGTTCGACGTACTGCTTGCCGGCCTCGATATCGGCGGCGTGGGCGCTAACGCCGAACAGGCTGGCAGTGGCCAGAACCGCGGAAAGGATCAGATTACGCATGCATGACTCCTAACGATGAAGGTGCTGCGGACAGCTCTGGTTCGACTGGTCGCCACCCGGCAGGTTCCTCTCATTGTAGCGGGCTCGCCAGCGAAAAAGGGTGGCCATCGCCACCCTTTTTGTTCACCGTCAGGCAAAAGCCGATCAGGGCCTCAGTGCAGGCCCTGAACATAGCTCGACAACGCCTCGATATCCTTGTTGCTGAGCTTGGCGGCGATGTCGCGCATGATCATGGCGTCGCCATCATTGCTGCGCTCGCCTTCACGGAAGGCGGTCAGCTGCTTGGCGATGTAATCGGCGTGCTGGCCGCCCAGGTGCGGGTAGCCTGCCGTGGCGATACCGCTGCCATCGGGCGAGTGGCAACCGCTACAGGCCGGCATGCCTTCGGCCAGCTTGCCGCCGCGAAACAGCGCCTGGCCGCGCTCGACCAGCGCCGCATCGGCCGCCCCCACGCTGATCTTCTGGCTGGCGAAGTACGCCGCGACGTCGGTCATGTCCTGCTCGTTCAGCGGCTCGAGCATGCCGGTCATTTCCAGCACCGGACGGGCGCCGGACTTGATGTCCTGCATCTGCTTGAGCAGGTAGCGCTCGCCCTGGCCGGCCAGCTTGGGGAAGTTGGCCAGCGCGCTGTTGCCATCGACTCCGTGACAGGCCCCGCAAACCAACGCCTTGGCCTGCCCCGCGGCCGGGTCACCCGCCGCCTGGGCCGTTCCGGCCAGGCCCAGCGCCAGCAGCAGACTCACTATTGTCTTGTTCATCAGCTCATCCAAACGGCTAAGAGAAGTGTTATGAACCGGGGCGTTCCGCCCGCCCTGTCAGGCACGGCAGTGCTAAAGTACTCAAGCCGCGCGTTTCTGCACGAACCTCGGGGCAGCATGGCGTGAGGCAGGCGCACCAATCAGCACGCCGCCCAGCCCTGCACCCTAACAGCCTGGTTACCACTCGGCACCCGCCATGATTGCTCAACGTCGCGGGCGCGATAATGACCGGCATCAATCACCCGAGCAGATTACCGCTCGGTTAGCCCGCTCGGCTGACGCCGGGATAAAACGCCAGGCATAAAAAAACCGCGCCAGGCGCGGTTCTTTTTTGATGGAGCGCGGATCAGGCCTTGCAGCTGGCCGGTGCCCAGTCGCCCATGTCCGGGTTGTTGCACACGTCGCTGATCAGCGTACGGCCACGGCTGGCCACCTGCTGGCTTTCCTTCTGCTTGGCCTGGGCCTTCTGCAGCGATTGCTCGGTGGTGATCACTTCCTTGGTGACCTTGGCGGTAGGCTTCGGCTGCTTGGCGGTGGCCACCTTGGTCACTTCCTTGCGCTCGACACCCACGGTCTGCAGGTCCTTCTCGTAGGCCTGGGTGTAGGTGTTGACGTTCTCGCCGGTGCGGCCGTCGACCTTGGCCAGCAGCGCGTTGGTCTCGTTCAGGCCGCTGACGATCTCGGCCAGGCGCTTGCGGCCATCGGCGTCGCTGATCTTGTTGGCCTTGCGATCGGCGCGCAGCTGGGTGAACGCCTGCTGGTAGCAGCTTTGTGCGGCCGTGGCGTAGCGGATGTTGCGGTCGATGTTCTGGTTGTTGGTGTTGATGTCGGTGGCGTAGGAGGCCAGGCGCGCATTGTCGTCGCTGATCTGCTGCTGACGCTGGTTGTAGTACGCCAGGGCGCCGCCGGCCAGGGCGCCACCGGCAGCACCGATGGCGGCATTGCGGCCACGCTTGTCGTCATCGACCAGGGCACCACCGAGGGCGCCCATCAGCCCGCCGGTAACGGCGCCGATGGCGACGCTGCGACTCATCGCTTCGTCGGAGCTGCGCAGCTGGGTGACCGGCTCGTAGCACTGCGGGAAGTATTCGGCCTTGGTGGTCGAGGCGACCTGGGAACTTGGCGAACCGGCGCAACCGACCAGCAGCACGCTGGTGCAGGTAACGGCAGAAAGCAGCGCAGTGCGTATCGAGGAAAAAGCGGGGGCCTTGTTGAAAGTTTGCATCGTCGTCGATCTCGTACTTGAGTGAGCGTTTATTCCATTCAGGCGGGGCCGGGTGACACCGCCTGCGTTTTCACGGCGACAGCCGTGGAGTTGCCACATCGGCACCGGCCGCTCGCCAGTGCCTGAATCCGTAACGGCTGGGCGACCCGATCAGGGTGCCAGCAATTGCTTGAGAATCACATCCGCATCAGCCTTGCGGTTCTTGCGGTATTCACCCACGTGCCGCACGAACAGCGTAGCTCGGGTTACCAAGCTTTTGCCCAGCACGGGTTTGCGCGCCAGCTCTTCCTTGGTGCGCTGGAATTGCGCCTGGATGACCGCGTTGCTGTAGCGCGTACCGTTGGCCAGGTTGTCGATGTAGATCGCCAGCGCACCGTCCAGTGCACTCTGCCCATTGGCCATGGCCGCTTCGAACAGTTTCGCCGAGGCTTCATCCTTGGCGCTGCGAGCCTCGTCACGGCTCTTGCGAAGATTGGTCAGGCGAATGTTGTAGTTGTTGATGGTTTCGGCCACCAGGGCCGCCGACTGGATCAGGTTGCCGGCGGCATCCTCACGCTGCTTGGCGATCAGCGAGACGCTGCGCTTGAGTTCCTCGTTGACGATCGCCAGGCGGTCGCGCAGCTGCGGATCGTCGCTGTTGGCGATCAGCCCATCGAGCAGTTTGGTGGCGTCCTGGTCTTCGTCGATCTCGTCGGTGAGCGTGCTAACCCGTCCTTCGTCCTTCCATTGCGCAAACAGTTCCTTGTATCGCGAACGGGGCGCCGACAGTGCGCCAATCGACACGCGAAAACCGGTAGTTTCATTGCGCTGCTCGCTGCCATCAGCGCCGAACAACGGGTACTCGCGGCGCATGCCGGTGAACAGCGTCATCTCCCCTTCCAGATAATTGCCGCCCTTGACCACGAAGCCGCCGTAGGTGCCCTGGCGGCGCCCGGCATGCACCAGCTGAAAGGATTCCTGGACCATCTCCGCAGCGTTGCCGATCACATCGAACAGGCCGACCGGATTGGGCTTCTTCAGACCGATGGGCAACAACCGCGCGTTCTGCCCGGTGCCGCCGGCGACCTGGTTGAATACCGCCCAGTCGCCCAGGGGGCCATCGCTCTCGCTGCCCTCCACCGGGCGCGGGAAAAGCCGCGCTTCCAACTGCTGGCGGCTTACCGCGTGACCGCCACGGGCGGCGTATTCCCACTCCACTTCGGTGGGCAGGCGCACGAACGCCTGGCCGCCGTCTTCACCCTTGCCGCTGCGCCCGCTGACCGGCAGCAGGTCGCGATGGTTTTTCAGCAGCCAGGCGCTGTACACCGCAGCGAACCGCTCGGCGTCGAAGCGCGACAGGTTGACCTTGGGCAGCCGCGCGGCCATCCCGGCTGCCGTCGCGCAGGCCGGCGGCTCGCCCTCGCCGGCCAGGGACGGCGCCTGGGCCATCACCAGGTCGTACTGGCGCTGGGTCACCTCGTACTTGCCGATGAAATACAGCATCGGCTTGAGCGGGGTCACCCCGTCGGCCTTTGGCAGCTCGCCGCGCACCTTGGCCTGCCAGTCCTTGGACAGGTCGCCAAGGGTGAACTGGCCGTTGATGTAGTCGCGGCGGTACCCGGAGATGAAGGACTGCTGATAGCCCGGCTCGCCTTCGCTGAAGGGGTAGCCGAGGGTGACTTCGTGGTCGTCCAGCGAGCCCTTGGCCAGCACGTAGACGTGGCGGAACACCATTTCCCCGTCGCAGGGCAGCGGCAGACTGACGTCGCCCTTGAGCGGCTTGGGGTTGTAGAGCGGATCGGCATCGGGCTCGGCCCAGGCAGCACCGGCCAGGCACGAGAGAACCAGGGTGGCGCTGAGCACCTTATACATGACGCAATCCTTCCGAGGCTTGCAGATGAGCCGCCCGCCAGCCCCCGGCAGCGGCGGCGAGCACGCAGCACAGCAGGGTGGCCGCCGCTGCCAGCAGATAATGGGAGAGCAGCAGTCGGCAAGCATATTCGCCCGGCGCCGACTGGAACAACAGGTTCAGCCCGCTGGCGGCCAGGCCATACAGCAGTGCCGAGAGCAGGAGGCTGGCGATGCCGGTATAGAGCGCCTGCAGCACCACGAAGGCGACCAGCGCCACGGCCGGGAAGCCCAGCAGGCGCAGCACCGCCAGCTCATGACGCTTGCGCGCCACCGCGCCCAGGGTGCCGGCGGCCAGCGCGGCGAAGGCGCCAGCCAGGGACAGGCAGGCCACCGACCAGAACACCCATGCCAGATTGCGGCTCAGCGCCTGCACCTGGGCGACCGCCTCGGCCTGGGTCGCCACCGCCTGGCGCGACTCCTGGAAATACTGGCGCAGGCTTTCCACCCCATCCAGATCCCGAGCGTACAAACGAAAGCTTGGATAGACCCGCTCGCGTTGCGCCTCGGGCTGCTCGCCGAGCCAGCCGAACGACGGCACGGCCAAGCCATCGCGATAGTCCTCGGCGGCCTCCAGCAGGCTCAGGGACGTGAACAATGCATCCCGAGAGAACGCCGCTACCGGCAGGACAGCCTGCACCCGCAGCCTGGCCTGGGCCACTTGCGGCTGGCCGGCCACGCTGCGTCCGAAACTGGCCCGCAGCTCATCGCCTGCCGACAGGCCGAGTTTTTCCGCTGCACTCTGGCTAAGCAGCACGCTACGCGCATCGAAGGGCGCAGGCAGACTACCGAGCAGCGGGTCGCCCTCGGCGGTCGGCAGCATTTCCACGGTGAGCGTCTGCCCTGGCCCCTGCAACTCGGCGGTCGCGGCAATCTGCCGAGTACGCGGGATCACGAAACCGACATCCTCGCGCAAGGCCAGGGCGTCGATGCTTTGCAAATTGAAGCGGGCGCCGCCAAGGGGAATGATCTCGCGCACCGCGGGGTCTCGCTCCAGGCGCTCGGTCAGGGTGGTGACCACGCCGAACTTGAGACCGAACAGCACCAGCAGGGGTGCGATGACCGCCGCCAGGGCAAGGATCGCGCACCAGGACAGCCGCGCGTCGCAGCGATAATCCTGCCAGGCCAGGCGGGCGAACAGCGCCAGGCGCATCAGCCGCACTCCGCCAGGCGCGCGACCACCAGGCCGTCGCCCTGCTGCTCGACCCGCAGCTGCATGGAGGTCAGCCCGTAATGCTCAGCCAATGCCTGATCATGGGTGGAGATCAGCAGGCATAGATCACGGGCGGCGGACTGCTCCACCAGCAACTGCATCACTCGCTCGGCGTTCAGCGGATCGAGGGAAGCGGTCGGCTCGTCGGCAAGCAGGATGGCCGGCCGATGGGCCAACGCCCGGGCGATGCTCACCCGCTGGCGCTGGCCGACCGACAGGCGACCCGGCTGGCGGTCGAGCAGCTCGGCGATGCCCAACTGCTCGGCCAGTTGCTCGACGGCGTCGCCCGGCGGCAGGCCGAGTAGCTCACGGGGCAGCTGGATATTGCCGCGCACGCTCAGAAAGCCCAGCAGCCCGCCGGTCTGCAGCACGTAGCCAAAGGCCCGGGCACGCAGTGCGGCCAGTTGATCGTGACGGCCCTGGCGCCACAGCTCGGCAAGATCGAGGGATTGCCCACCGTCGTCCCAACGCAGGACGCCGCCCGGGTCGGGCGACAGCACCAGGGCCAGCAGGTCGAGCAACGTGCTCTTGCCGCTGCCGCTGGCGCCGATCAGGGCGATGCGCCGCCCGGCGCGCAATTGCAGCGCCGGAATTTCCAGGCGATAGCGCTGCCCGTCGGCGCCGCGGGTCCTGCTGATCGCCTCGAGGCCGAGCATCAGGGCAACGTCGACAAGGGCACGCGATACAGCGCGTCGCCGGGGGCGGCATCGCCGAAGCGAACCCAACTGGCCGTGTCGTTGTGGAAGGTTTCGTAGAGGCGGATCTTGGAATCCAGCTCGTCGATGAAATCTTCCTGCTCGGCGACGCTGAGCGACAGCCACAGGTCCTGGCTCATGTTCAGCACCTTGCTGCGGTACGGCAGGCCGTCCAGGTACTCGCCGAGCACGCCGCTCTGCGCCAGGTTGCCGCCCTTGACCAGGGCCGAGGGGTCGCGGCTCATGTGCGCGCTGGCGCTGGCGATTTCCTGGAAGAAGTCCTTGGGCGAGCTC
Above is a genomic segment from Pseudomonas argentinensis containing:
- a CDS encoding peptidoglycan DD-metalloendopeptidase family protein, with the translated sequence MLGTLGRLSLLLGLAAFACQASALTVYKYTDANGVVTYSDQAAPGAKVFVFSDRMVEKLDNQVKLETRKHAAGETLLVRNDLYAPVQVELRLEQLSNVSGAPGKPINWVLPPRSEIRLATLAPLDPAKPLRYTPKLDYALGDPRLLPIKQPYPLPWRGGPFRLTQGANGQYSHFTPKGRYALDIAMPEGTPIVAARAGVVVKTENDQSGRGTNPSGNFVRILHDDGTMGVYLHLMQGSVNVREGQRVPVGAPIGRSGNTGNSTGPHLHFVVQRNVGMALESIPFEFAQPVDSLPNFAVGGD
- a CDS encoding GGDEF domain-containing protein, with the protein product MADDAKRWREKYLANIEQQEKLERRWDMRIDLLRRGLVRSSLAAEGADKAVDQCMQDLREILRRDDMDAGLSALIPRLEKTVLDSEQRRQQRIEQVASGLASLVAQLLKMDLPGDVRKPLKRYAKQVEERARQAREMPALLAELSQLQQQALQALGGEQVARPGFIERLFGSRDNASPAVNAEPAVATAPGEPGDQTASAPGEAVAQAVAESAAEREPQSATAETEEAPAIVPGAPSPSPEISPQPAMAPARVAANAPAVVSRVMLDSLPLSSALLMPSPAANAPAEPVAASAAVAGPIQEVAPEAAAANEAVAQADPEYALPPAPEPGYSAIAGHVEGSLLKLLEELPLPERHQGQADALRQRITAGLNMYELVPVLDDLAVLMLAIADVGQREFEGYLKQLNERLAAFQGSLQDVHADYTDSAEAARSLDSELRQQVDGLHSSVQEATDLDNLKELVENRLSGLLGTMSQYQQQRDARELQVGERLQILVDRVASMELEAKGFRDHLEEQRQKALLDPLTGLPNRAAWTERLDLELARLQRYGGDLLLAVLDIDHFKRINDDYGHLAGDKVLKIIAGELFKRLRKTDFIARFGGEEFVLLVPSTPMEGGLKLLDTLRSAIENCPFHFKGERVTITLSGGISSFSSAERSEQVFERADQALYRAKRGGRNRIEVG
- a CDS encoding endonuclease/exonuclease/phosphatase family protein is translated as MLRRRSMPRQAGLCDPQVNPDCTQDSEWPQDGRLRLLSFNIQVGISTERYHHYLTRGWQHLLPHQGRAGNLQRIGDLLGDYDIVALQEADGGSVRSGFINQVEHLARMGAFPYWYQQLNRNLGRFAQHSNGLLSRLRPTLLEDHPLPGPAGRGAILLRIGEGDDAIAVVMMHLALGARTRTRQLAYIRELIGGYRHQILMGDMNTHAIDLLEHSPLRDLGLLAPQVEATFPSWRPQRCLDHILLSPGLELERFQVLAQPISDHLPVAVEIRLPNALTPPLTPRVQEP
- a CDS encoding thiol:disulfide interchange protein DsbA/DsbL; its protein translation is MRNLILSAVLATASLFGVSAHAADIEAGKQYVELSNPVPISKPGKIEVVELFWYGCPHCYQFEPTLNPWVEKLPADVNFVRIPALFGGLWNAHGQMFITLESMKVEHKVHDAVFRAIHKEGRKLATPEEMADFLVTQDIDRDAFLKAYNSFGVKSQMEKAKKLAMAYQINGVPVMIVNGKYRFDISSSGGPEQTLQVADHLIAKERAAK
- a CDS encoding c-type cytochrome; translation: MNKTIVSLLLALGLAGTAQAAGDPAAGQAKALVCGACHGVDGNSALANFPKLAGQGERYLLKQMQDIKSGARPVLEMTGMLEPLNEQDMTDVAAYFASQKISVGAADAALVERGQALFRGGKLAEGMPACSGCHSPDGSGIATAGYPHLGGQHADYIAKQLTAFREGERSNDGDAMIMRDIAAKLSNKDIEALSSYVQGLH
- the tagQ gene encoding type VI secretion system-associated lipoprotein TagQ; its protein translation is MQTFNKAPAFSSIRTALLSAVTCTSVLLVGCAGSPSSQVASTTKAEYFPQCYEPVTQLRSSDEAMSRSVAIGAVTGGLMGALGGALVDDDKRGRNAAIGAAGGALAGGALAYYNQRQQQISDDNARLASYATDINTNNQNIDRNIRYATAAQSCYQQAFTQLRADRKANKISDADGRKRLAEIVSGLNETNALLAKVDGRTGENVNTYTQAYEKDLQTVGVERKEVTKVATAKQPKPTAKVTKEVITTEQSLQKAQAKQKESQQVASRGRTLISDVCNNPDMGDWAPASCKA
- a CDS encoding formylglycine-generating enzyme family protein, whose translation is MYKVLSATLVLSCLAGAAWAEPDADPLYNPKPLKGDVSLPLPCDGEMVFRHVYVLAKGSLDDHEVTLGYPFSEGEPGYQQSFISGYRRDYINGQFTLGDLSKDWQAKVRGELPKADGVTPLKPMLYFIGKYEVTQRQYDLVMAQAPSLAGEGEPPACATAAGMAARLPKVNLSRFDAERFAAVYSAWLLKNHRDLLPVSGRSGKGEDGGQAFVRLPTEVEWEYAARGGHAVSRQQLEARLFPRPVEGSESDGPLGDWAVFNQVAGGTGQNARLLPIGLKKPNPVGLFDVIGNAAEMVQESFQLVHAGRRQGTYGGFVVKGGNYLEGEMTLFTGMRREYPLFGADGSEQRNETTGFRVSIGALSAPRSRYKELFAQWKDEGRVSTLTDEIDEDQDATKLLDGLIANSDDPQLRDRLAIVNEELKRSVSLIAKQREDAAGNLIQSAALVAETINNYNIRLTNLRKSRDEARSAKDEASAKLFEAAMANGQSALDGALAIYIDNLANGTRYSNAVIQAQFQRTKEELARKPVLGKSLVTRATLFVRHVGEYRKNRKADADVILKQLLAP
- a CDS encoding FtsX-like permease family protein yields the protein MRLALFARLAWQDYRCDARLSWCAILALAAVIAPLLVLFGLKFGVVTTLTERLERDPAVREIIPLGGARFNLQSIDALALREDVGFVIPRTRQIAATAELQGPGQTLTVEMLPTAEGDPLLGSLPAPFDARSVLLSQSAAEKLGLSAGDELRASFGRSVAGQPQVAQARLRVQAVLPVAAFSRDALFTSLSLLEAAEDYRDGLAVPSFGWLGEQPEAQRERVYPSFRLYARDLDGVESLRQYFQESRQAVATQAEAVAQVQALSRNLAWVFWSVACLSLAGAFAALAAGTLGAVARKRHELAVLRLLGFPAVALVAFVVLQALYTGIASLLLSALLYGLAASGLNLLFQSAPGEYACRLLLSHYLLAAAATLLCCVLAAAAGGWRAAHLQASEGLRHV
- a CDS encoding ABC transporter ATP-binding protein is translated as MLGLEAISRTRGADGQRYRLEIPALQLRAGRRIALIGASGSGKSTLLDLLALVLSPDPGGVLRWDDGGQSLDLAELWRQGRHDQLAALRARAFGYVLQTGGLLGFLSVRGNIQLPRELLGLPPGDAVEQLAEQLGIAELLDRQPGRLSVGQRQRVSIARALAHRPAILLADEPTASLDPLNAERVMQLLVEQSAARDLCLLISTHDQALAEHYGLTSMQLRVEQQGDGLVVARLAECG